The proteins below are encoded in one region of Knoellia sp. S7-12:
- a CDS encoding tryptophan-rich sensory protein — translation MTTDRTRQLGVTLAELFCIVGTLVGVGVIGTRVAESSGGALAADATLLAPAGPAFSIWSVIYLGLAAYTVWQWLPQAGRSELAQRTGWWVAASMVLNATWLLVTQQGWVWLSVIVILTLLLVLARLALEVVSAGDDSASTLGLWLVRATVGLYLGWVAVAAFANLAAALVGSGVPATGGLATGWGVLALVVAAALAGLLVRMPGTRWFVAAAVVWGVGWLGWGRLTDDPRSNVIAVAAAAVAVAVIAAAATATRSDARSG, via the coding sequence ATGACCACGGACCGCACTCGTCAACTCGGCGTGACTCTCGCCGAGCTCTTCTGCATCGTTGGCACCCTCGTCGGCGTCGGGGTCATCGGCACCCGGGTCGCGGAGTCGTCCGGCGGCGCACTCGCTGCGGACGCGACCTTGCTCGCCCCCGCCGGCCCGGCCTTCTCGATCTGGTCGGTCATCTACCTCGGGCTGGCCGCCTACACGGTGTGGCAATGGCTCCCGCAGGCAGGGAGGAGTGAACTGGCCCAGCGCACTGGGTGGTGGGTGGCGGCGTCGATGGTGCTCAATGCGACCTGGTTGCTCGTGACCCAGCAGGGGTGGGTCTGGCTCAGCGTGATCGTGATCCTCACCCTCTTGTTGGTGCTCGCGCGACTGGCTCTGGAAGTCGTGAGCGCGGGCGACGACTCAGCCAGCACCCTCGGCCTCTGGCTCGTGCGCGCCACCGTCGGCCTCTATCTCGGCTGGGTCGCCGTCGCCGCGTTCGCGAACCTGGCTGCGGCACTCGTCGGGTCCGGGGTTCCGGCGACCGGTGGCCTGGCCACGGGCTGGGGCGTCCTCGCGTTGGTCGTGGCAGCCGCACTGGCCGGGCTGCTCGTGCGGATGCCGGGCACGCGGTGGTTCGTCGCGGCCGCAGTGGTGTGGGGTGTCGGTTGGCTCGGGTGGGGCCGGCTGACTGACGATCCTCGGTCCAACGTCATCGCTGTGGCAGCCGCCGCCGTGGCGGTCGCCGTCATCGCTGCTGCAGCGACGGCTACCCGGAGTGACGCGCGTTCTGGCTGA
- a CDS encoding alpha/beta fold hydrolase, whose product MTSAEIGDVRIEYVIDGPDDAEPILLIMGMGAQLVAWPTDLVDLLVAQGFRVIRYDNRDQGLSSFTDAPPPTRGHVVRGLAARRWAVADYTLADLADDAAGLLEHLGIDSAHVVGASMGGMIAQELTLRHPDRVRSLCSIMSNTGHRRHGRSSPRLLPALVRQVRATPPTTREEAIEVGVEAFRVIAGRDFDEDEMRGLAEAHVARRVNTPTSRDRQLNAINASPDRTARLRTITVPTLVIHGLRDRLVLPSGGVATARAIPGSRLLMFPEMGHDLPRGRRAEIVEAISQNARHSG is encoded by the coding sequence ATGACTTCTGCGGAGATCGGTGACGTGCGGATCGAGTACGTCATCGACGGCCCCGACGATGCCGAGCCGATCCTGCTCATCATGGGGATGGGTGCGCAGCTCGTGGCCTGGCCCACTGATCTCGTGGACCTGCTCGTGGCACAGGGATTCCGGGTCATCCGCTATGACAACCGCGATCAGGGGCTGTCGTCGTTCACGGATGCGCCGCCGCCGACGCGTGGCCATGTGGTCCGGGGGCTCGCCGCCAGGCGGTGGGCCGTGGCGGACTACACACTGGCGGACCTCGCTGACGATGCCGCGGGGCTGCTCGAGCACCTCGGCATCGACTCGGCGCACGTCGTGGGGGCATCGATGGGCGGGATGATCGCGCAGGAACTCACGCTGCGGCACCCCGACCGAGTGCGCTCTCTCTGCTCGATCATGTCGAACACCGGGCACCGTCGCCACGGCCGTTCGTCGCCGCGTCTGCTCCCAGCGCTGGTCCGTCAGGTGCGTGCCACACCGCCGACGACGCGCGAGGAGGCCATCGAGGTCGGAGTCGAGGCGTTCCGGGTCATCGCCGGCCGGGACTTCGACGAGGACGAGATGCGTGGGCTCGCGGAGGCGCACGTCGCGCGCAGGGTCAACACACCGACGAGCCGCGACCGGCAGCTCAACGCCATCAACGCCTCCCCCGACCGCACGGCTCGACTGCGGACGATCACCGTGCCGACGCTGGTCATCCATGGGCTGCGGGACCGCCTGGTCCTCCCCAGTGGCGGAGTCGCCACTGCGCGAGCCATCCCCGGGTCGCGGCTGCTGATGTTCCCCGAGATGGGGCATGACCTCCCCCGCGGTCGCCGCGCCGAGATCGTTGAGGCGATCAGCCAGAACGCGCGTCACTCCGGGTAG
- the pdxH gene encoding pyridoxamine 5'-phosphate oxidase, with protein MNDVTRIDYTGTGLSEDEVAATPWLQAQRWVNEAVERSTAQVDVPEPHALSVATVDADGVPNVRTVLMRFFDDRGPGFLTNTLSAKGIELAGNPSIAASLTWPSMYRAIRFRGRAVMLHRDEVTEYFGSRPWGSRISAWASRQSEPATSRAELETAYARCAAQWPDKGRPDDVPVPDFWGGYRINCDEVEFWGGRSNRLHDRLVFTRVADGSLDEATAWTLGRRQP; from the coding sequence ATGAACGACGTGACGCGCATCGACTACACCGGCACTGGACTGTCCGAGGACGAGGTCGCCGCGACGCCGTGGCTCCAGGCGCAGCGCTGGGTCAATGAGGCGGTCGAGCGCTCCACCGCTCAGGTCGATGTCCCCGAGCCACACGCGCTGTCGGTTGCCACCGTGGACGCTGACGGTGTCCCCAACGTGCGCACCGTCCTGATGCGGTTCTTCGACGATCGCGGCCCGGGCTTCCTCACGAACACGTTGTCCGCCAAGGGAATTGAGCTCGCTGGCAACCCGTCGATCGCGGCCTCCCTCACCTGGCCGTCGATGTATCGCGCCATCCGGTTCCGCGGCCGGGCCGTGATGCTCCACCGCGATGAGGTCACCGAGTACTTCGGCTCACGGCCGTGGGGATCACGCATCTCGGCGTGGGCATCGAGGCAGTCGGAGCCAGCCACATCGAGAGCCGAGCTCGAGACGGCATACGCAAGGTGTGCGGCGCAGTGGCCCGACAAGGGTCGCCCGGACGACGTCCCCGTCCCAGACTTCTGGGGCGGCTATCGGATCAATTGCGACGAGGTCGAGTTTTGGGGCGGGCGGTCCAACCGGCTGCACGATCGCCTCGTCTTCACCCGTGTCGCAGACGGCTCTCTCGACGAGGCCACGGCGTGGACGCTGGGCCGTCGTCAGCCCTGA
- a CDS encoding bifunctional o-acetylhomoserine/o-acetylserine sulfhydrylase, producing the protein MADDATSETPNWSFETRQIHAGQEPDPTTGARALPIYQTTSYVFKDTEQAANLFALKEFGNIYTRIMNPTQDAVEQRIASLEGGVGALLVASGQAAETIAILNIAEAGDHIVASPSLYGGTFNLLKHTLPKFGIEVTFVEDSTDPESWRAAVRPNTKLFFGETISNPKIEILDVEAVAAVAHEAGVPLVVDNTVATPYVLRPLEYGADIVVHSATKYLGGHGTTIAGVIVDGGKFDFAADPEKFPNFNTPEESYHGLVFARDLGVGSPLGANLAYILKARVQLLRDLGPAVAPFNAFLIAQGVETLSLRIDRHLENAKAVAEFLQGHDQVESVRWASLPGDDFYELAQKYTPKGSGAVLAFEIAGGAESGRRFVEALLLHSHVANLGDVRSLVIHPASTTHSQGPDSDRLAAGVTPGLVRLAVGIEHIDDILADLELGFVAAKSA; encoded by the coding sequence ATGGCTGACGACGCCACTTCAGAAACGCCCAACTGGTCTTTCGAGACCCGGCAGATCCACGCCGGCCAGGAGCCGGACCCCACAACGGGCGCTCGCGCGCTGCCGATCTACCAGACGACTTCTTATGTCTTCAAGGACACCGAACAGGCGGCAAACCTGTTCGCGCTCAAGGAGTTCGGCAACATCTACACGCGCATCATGAATCCGACGCAGGACGCTGTCGAACAGCGCATCGCCTCGCTCGAAGGTGGTGTCGGCGCACTGCTCGTCGCGTCCGGTCAGGCCGCCGAGACCATCGCGATCCTCAACATCGCCGAGGCCGGCGACCACATCGTCGCGTCCCCGTCGCTCTATGGCGGCACGTTCAACCTGCTCAAGCACACGCTGCCGAAGTTCGGCATCGAGGTGACGTTCGTGGAGGACTCGACCGACCCCGAGTCGTGGCGAGCAGCGGTGCGCCCCAATACCAAGCTCTTCTTCGGCGAGACGATCTCCAACCCCAAGATCGAGATCCTCGACGTGGAAGCAGTGGCTGCCGTGGCCCATGAGGCCGGCGTGCCGCTCGTCGTCGACAACACGGTGGCCACGCCCTATGTGCTGCGGCCGCTCGAGTACGGCGCCGACATCGTCGTGCACTCGGCGACGAAGTACCTCGGTGGGCATGGCACGACGATCGCCGGCGTCATCGTCGACGGTGGGAAGTTCGACTTCGCTGCCGATCCCGAGAAGTTCCCGAACTTCAACACGCCCGAGGAGAGCTATCACGGTCTCGTGTTCGCGCGGGACCTCGGCGTCGGCTCGCCACTGGGTGCCAACCTCGCCTACATCCTCAAGGCGCGGGTGCAGCTGCTGCGCGACCTCGGACCGGCCGTCGCACCGTTCAACGCGTTCCTGATCGCGCAAGGTGTCGAGACCTTGAGCCTGCGGATCGACCGCCACCTCGAGAACGCCAAGGCGGTCGCTGAGTTCCTGCAGGGGCACGACCAGGTGGAGTCGGTGCGTTGGGCGTCTTTGCCCGGCGACGACTTCTATGAGCTGGCGCAGAAGTACACGCCGAAGGGGTCGGGCGCGGTCCTCGCGTTCGAGATCGCGGGAGGGGCGGAGTCCGGGCGCCGGTTCGTCGAGGCCCTGCTGCTGCACTCCCACGTCGCGAACCTCGGTGACGTGCGGTCCCTGGTCATCCACCCGGCGTCAACGACGCACTCGCAGGGTCCGGACTCCGACCGGCTTGCCGCGGGTGTGACACCCGGGTTGGTGCGGCTCGCGGTCGGGATCGAGCACATCGACGACATCCTCGCGGACCTAGAGCTCGGCTTCGTTGCCGCCAAGAGCGCCTAG
- the rocD gene encoding ornithine--oxo-acid transaminase produces MTFEQTGTSPAVSTEQHIETTERYAAHNYHPLPVVIASGEGAWVTDVDGKRYLDCLAGYSALNFGHSHPVLVERARQQLGTLTLTSRAFFNDQLGPFSQALAELTGKDMVLPMNSGAEAVETALKVSRKWGYEVKNVPEDQANIIVMEGNFHGRTTTIISFSDDKVAHDNYGPYTPGFRAVRYGDIESVRAAMDDFTVAVLFEPIQGEGGVVVPPEGFLRDLRALCTEQNVLMVADEIQSGLARTGTTFACDLEEVVPDMYILGKALGGGLYPVSAVAADKDVLGVISPGSHGSTFGGNPLAAAIGHEVCRLLATGEYQERARRLGERLLAGLEPLVGNGLDAVRVRGLWAGLDVTPGGPTGREMCEHLMERGILAKDTHGMTIRLAPPLVITEDEIDQLVAAVKDSLTA; encoded by the coding sequence ATGACGTTCGAGCAGACCGGCACCAGCCCGGCAGTGAGCACCGAGCAGCACATCGAGACGACCGAGCGCTATGCGGCGCACAACTATCACCCCCTCCCGGTGGTCATCGCAAGTGGTGAGGGCGCGTGGGTGACGGACGTCGACGGCAAGCGCTACCTCGACTGCCTCGCTGGCTACTCCGCCCTGAACTTCGGCCACTCCCACCCCGTCCTCGTCGAGCGTGCCCGCCAACAGCTGGGCACCCTGACGCTCACGAGCCGCGCCTTCTTCAACGACCAGCTCGGACCGTTTTCGCAGGCCCTCGCCGAGCTCACCGGCAAGGACATGGTGCTGCCGATGAACTCCGGTGCCGAGGCCGTCGAGACTGCGCTCAAGGTCAGCCGCAAGTGGGGCTACGAGGTCAAGAACGTCCCCGAGGACCAGGCCAACATCATCGTCATGGAGGGCAACTTCCACGGCCGCACGACCACGATCATCAGCTTCTCCGACGACAAGGTCGCGCACGACAACTACGGTCCCTACACGCCCGGCTTCCGGGCCGTCCGTTATGGCGACATCGAATCGGTGCGCGCCGCCATGGACGACTTCACCGTCGCTGTGCTCTTCGAGCCGATCCAGGGTGAGGGTGGCGTCGTCGTCCCGCCCGAGGGCTTCCTGCGCGACCTGCGTGCACTGTGCACCGAGCAGAACGTCCTCATGGTCGCCGACGAGATCCAGTCGGGTCTGGCCCGCACCGGCACGACGTTCGCGTGCGACCTCGAGGAGGTCGTGCCCGACATGTACATCCTGGGCAAGGCCCTCGGCGGAGGCCTCTATCCCGTCTCCGCCGTCGCCGCCGACAAGGACGTCCTCGGCGTCATCTCGCCCGGGTCCCACGGCTCGACCTTCGGTGGCAACCCGCTCGCTGCCGCGATCGGACATGAGGTATGCCGTCTGCTCGCCACCGGTGAGTACCAGGAGCGTGCGCGTCGGCTGGGTGAGCGACTGCTGGCCGGGCTCGAGCCGCTCGTCGGCAACGGGCTCGACGCCGTGCGCGTGCGCGGACTGTGGGCCGGCCTCGATGTCACGCCCGGTGGGCCGACCGGACGCGAGATGTGTGAGCACCTCATGGAGCGCGGCATCCTCGCCAAGGACACCCATGGCATGACGATCCGTCTCGCGCCGCCCCTTGTCATCACCGAGGACGAGATCGACCAGCTCGTCGCGGCGGTCAAGGACTCCCTCACCGCCTAA
- a CDS encoding helix-turn-helix domain-containing protein → MTDPDARPGIRMDEQPLAVRPCSLAGALDILGERWSLLALREIGYGVHRFARIAGYTGVSRDILADRLRKLEAAGVIERRPYSEHPPRHEYHFTEAGQELFPVMLALSQWGERWAVDRPAITRRHSCGQPVQVDLLCHHCGQPVTRDTIHTELAEPAEPAEPADT, encoded by the coding sequence ATGACAGATCCCGACGCGCGCCCCGGCATCCGCATGGACGAGCAGCCCCTGGCAGTCCGACCGTGCTCACTCGCGGGCGCTCTGGACATTCTTGGCGAGCGGTGGTCGCTCCTGGCGCTGCGCGAGATCGGCTACGGCGTGCACCGCTTTGCCCGTATCGCGGGCTACACCGGCGTTTCCCGCGACATCCTCGCCGACCGACTCCGCAAGCTTGAGGCTGCCGGCGTCATCGAACGCCGGCCGTACAGCGAACACCCGCCCCGCCACGAATACCACTTCACCGAGGCCGGCCAGGAACTGTTCCCGGTCATGCTCGCTCTCTCCCAGTGGGGCGAGAGGTGGGCAGTGGACAGACCGGCCATCACCCGCCGGCACTCCTGCGGCCAGCCGGTCCAGGTCGATCTGCTCTGCCACCACTGTGGCCAGCCGGTCACCCGCGACACCATCCACACCGAACTCGCCGAACCCGCCGAACCCGCCGAACCCGCCGACACCTGA
- the hrpA gene encoding ATP-dependent RNA helicase HrpA, whose product MPQPERQRGVTDSIPTDRGPIDPAQLHYPAQLPVVERRDDILAALRDHQVVVIAGETGSGKTTQLPKMCLELGLGGTGQIGHTQPRRIAARSVAERIAEEMEVELGDLVGYQVRFTDHSSDRTRVKVMTDGILLAEMQRDRDLRRYDTIIIDEAHERSLNIDFILGYLKSLLPRRPDLKVVITSATIDPARFAEHFSTDARGNIVREVPVIEVSGRTYPVEIRYRPLVERGAGGEITQERDQVAAVCDAVTELWTETPPGHTATDILVFFSGEREIRDAADALNGLKLPSTEVLPLYARLSANEQHRVFTRGKGRRIILATNVAETSLTVPGIGYVIDTGTARISRYSQRTKVQRLPIEPISQASASQRSGRCGRVADGIAVRLYSQEEFESRAEFTEPEIQRTSLAAVILQMTALGLGDIARFPFVDAPDPKQIADGVRLLDELNALQDAKGRRGERRLTAYGKTLARLPLDPRMGRMIIEANRLGCTREVLVIVAALTIQDPRERPVDKEALAQQQHARFKSETSDFAGFHALWRYLKEQQKALSSSAFRRMCKAEFLHYLRIREWQDLHQQLRSACKSARIDPDQSTAAPDGEPDWDIVHKALLAGLLSHIGVRDEQKREYAGARGSRFGINPGSGLFKKQPDVVMAAELVETTRLWARVNAAIDPEWAEEVGAHVIKRTYSEPRWSKSAGSVVASERVTLYGVPLVVDRTVQYGRINAEEARDLFIRNALVEGDWDTHHKFWKANTELLQRLSELEERARRRDLIVDDEVVFSFYDARIPHDITSVRHFDRWWKGEQRSRPDLLTFSEALLTREDVDAVSANDYPRRWRQGDLELDVTYQFSPGAAADGVTVHVPTAILNQVTPDGFDWQVPGLREDLAIALLKSLPKATRRHFVPTPDHARAALAGAESSTGAAFTDELARVLRGRTGVNIPAGEWDWERVPDHLRITFSVEAPGGRLIARGKDLDELRPKSQGAVRQGMAKAGASIERSGLTDWSVDDVPRTFEGRAGGHTIQGHPALVDEGASVSLRVLDHAGSAEAAHRSGVRRLLLLNTTAPWKRVLARLSNAQKLALGQNPHGSVPALLEDCLAAAVDSIVADLGTGPGAGGAVRTKADFETAHTAVRTHVVTRVLQVIEAVEPVLALATDVRRRLDSLETSAVRNSLAATIADVRAQLDGLIRPGFVADSGLERLPHLQRYLRAMLQRLERAATNPREAQLQTQIDAIETAYADLLDALPATGRRAPAVTDIAWTIEELRVSLFAQALGTAHPVSEKRVRAAIAAVAP is encoded by the coding sequence GTGCCGCAGCCAGAACGACAACGAGGGGTGACGGACTCCATTCCCACCGACCGCGGCCCCATAGACCCCGCGCAGCTGCACTATCCGGCGCAGCTCCCTGTCGTCGAGCGCCGTGATGACATCCTCGCGGCCCTTCGGGACCACCAGGTTGTCGTCATCGCGGGGGAGACCGGCTCCGGCAAGACGACCCAGCTCCCCAAGATGTGCCTCGAACTGGGGCTCGGCGGCACCGGGCAGATCGGTCACACGCAGCCGCGCCGCATCGCCGCCCGCTCCGTCGCCGAACGCATCGCCGAGGAGATGGAGGTCGAGCTCGGTGACCTCGTCGGCTACCAGGTGCGCTTCACCGACCACAGCAGCGACCGCACCCGCGTCAAGGTCATGACCGACGGCATCCTCCTCGCCGAGATGCAGCGCGACCGCGACCTGCGCCGCTACGACACGATCATCATCGACGAGGCCCACGAGCGGTCGCTCAACATCGACTTCATCCTGGGCTACCTCAAGTCCCTCCTCCCGCGCAGACCCGACCTCAAGGTCGTCATCACCTCGGCGACGATCGACCCGGCCCGATTCGCCGAGCATTTCTCCACCGATGCCCGCGGCAACATCGTCCGCGAGGTCCCGGTCATCGAGGTCTCTGGACGCACCTACCCCGTTGAGATCCGCTACCGCCCTCTCGTCGAGCGAGGCGCGGGCGGAGAGATCACGCAGGAACGCGACCAGGTCGCCGCCGTCTGCGATGCCGTCACCGAGCTCTGGACCGAGACACCACCGGGGCACACTGCGACCGACATCCTCGTGTTCTTCTCGGGGGAGCGAGAGATCCGCGACGCCGCCGACGCCCTGAACGGCCTCAAGCTGCCGAGCACCGAGGTCCTCCCGCTCTATGCCCGGCTCTCGGCCAACGAGCAACACCGCGTCTTCACCCGGGGCAAGGGTCGCCGGATCATCCTCGCCACCAACGTCGCCGAGACGTCGCTGACCGTCCCCGGCATCGGCTACGTCATCGACACCGGCACGGCCCGCATCTCGCGCTACTCCCAGCGCACCAAGGTCCAGCGTCTCCCCATCGAGCCGATCTCCCAGGCGAGTGCCTCGCAGCGGTCCGGACGATGCGGTCGAGTCGCGGATGGCATTGCGGTCAGGCTCTATTCGCAAGAAGAGTTCGAGTCGCGCGCAGAGTTCACCGAGCCCGAGATCCAGCGCACCTCGCTCGCCGCCGTCATCCTCCAGATGACCGCCCTCGGGCTCGGCGACATCGCGCGCTTCCCGTTCGTCGACGCCCCCGACCCCAAGCAGATCGCCGACGGCGTACGCCTCCTCGACGAACTCAATGCCCTCCAGGACGCCAAGGGCAGGCGCGGCGAGAGGCGACTCACGGCATACGGCAAGACCCTGGCAAGACTGCCGCTCGACCCCCGCATGGGCCGGATGATCATCGAGGCCAACCGGCTCGGTTGCACCCGCGAGGTGCTCGTCATCGTGGCGGCCCTCACCATCCAGGACCCGCGAGAGCGGCCCGTCGACAAGGAGGCGCTCGCTCAGCAGCAGCACGCCCGCTTCAAGAGCGAGACTTCCGACTTCGCCGGCTTCCACGCCCTGTGGCGCTATCTCAAGGAGCAGCAGAAAGCGTTGTCCAGCAGCGCTTTTCGCCGTATGTGCAAGGCCGAGTTCCTGCACTACCTGCGCATCCGCGAGTGGCAGGACCTCCACCAGCAGCTCCGCAGTGCCTGCAAGTCGGCCCGCATCGACCCCGACCAGAGCACCGCAGCCCCCGACGGCGAACCGGACTGGGACATCGTCCACAAGGCTCTGCTCGCCGGCCTCCTGTCACACATCGGGGTCCGAGACGAACAAAAGCGTGAGTATGCCGGCGCGCGGGGTTCGCGTTTCGGCATCAATCCCGGGTCCGGCCTGTTCAAGAAGCAGCCCGACGTCGTCATGGCCGCCGAGCTGGTCGAGACGACGCGCCTGTGGGCCCGGGTCAACGCCGCAATCGACCCCGAGTGGGCCGAAGAGGTCGGCGCCCACGTCATCAAGCGCACCTACAGCGAGCCGCGATGGAGCAAGTCCGCGGGCAGTGTCGTCGCCTCCGAGCGAGTGACGCTCTATGGCGTCCCGCTCGTCGTCGACCGCACCGTGCAGTACGGCCGGATCAACGCAGAGGAAGCGCGCGACCTCTTCATCCGCAACGCCCTTGTCGAGGGTGACTGGGACACCCATCACAAGTTCTGGAAGGCCAACACCGAACTCCTGCAGCGTCTTTCGGAGCTCGAGGAGCGCGCCCGGCGACGTGACCTCATCGTTGACGACGAAGTTGTCTTCTCGTTCTACGACGCGCGGATCCCGCACGACATCACGTCGGTGCGGCACTTCGACCGGTGGTGGAAGGGTGAGCAGCGCAGCAGGCCGGACTTGCTGACCTTCAGCGAAGCACTGCTGACACGGGAGGACGTCGACGCCGTGTCGGCGAACGACTACCCGCGCAGGTGGCGGCAGGGTGACCTCGAGCTGGACGTGACCTATCAGTTCTCGCCGGGGGCAGCCGCCGATGGTGTCACCGTCCACGTCCCCACGGCGATCCTCAACCAGGTGACACCGGATGGCTTCGACTGGCAGGTGCCGGGGCTGCGCGAGGACCTCGCCATCGCCCTCCTCAAGTCACTGCCCAAGGCGACGCGACGCCACTTCGTCCCCACGCCCGACCACGCTCGTGCCGCCCTCGCTGGCGCCGAGTCGTCCACGGGTGCAGCCTTCACGGACGAGCTGGCCCGGGTCCTGCGCGGCCGCACCGGCGTGAACATCCCTGCGGGAGAGTGGGACTGGGAGCGGGTGCCCGATCATTTGCGCATCACCTTCTCGGTCGAAGCTCCCGGCGGACGTCTCATTGCGCGCGGCAAGGACCTCGACGAGCTGCGCCCGAAGTCGCAGGGCGCCGTCCGTCAGGGCATGGCCAAGGCCGGCGCGTCGATCGAGCGCAGTGGCCTCACGGACTGGAGCGTCGATGACGTGCCGCGCACGTTCGAGGGTCGCGCGGGCGGGCACACGATCCAGGGACACCCCGCCCTCGTCGACGAGGGCGCAAGCGTCTCGCTCCGAGTCCTCGACCACGCGGGCTCGGCCGAGGCGGCTCATCGCTCCGGGGTTCGACGGCTCCTGCTGCTCAACACCACGGCTCCGTGGAAGCGCGTTCTCGCCCGACTCAGCAACGCCCAGAAGCTCGCGCTCGGCCAGAATCCGCACGGGTCCGTCCCGGCTCTCCTCGAGGACTGCCTCGCTGCGGCAGTCGACTCGATCGTTGCGGACCTGGGGACTGGGCCCGGAGCTGGGGGAGCGGTCAGGACCAAGGCCGACTTCGAGACCGCCCACACCGCAGTCCGCACACACGTCGTCACCCGGGTCCTGCAGGTCATCGAGGCGGTCGAGCCGGTGCTGGCTCTCGCGACCGACGTCCGACGGCGGCTCGACTCCCTGGAGACGAGCGCCGTCAGGAACAGCCTGGCCGCAACGATCGCCGACGTCCGGGCCCAGCTCGATGGCCTCATCCGCCCCGGGTTCGTGGCCGACAGCGGTCTCGAGCGACTCCCACACCTCCAGCGCTATCTTCGCGCGATGCTCCAGCGACTCGAGAGGGCCGCAACCAACCCTCGGGAAGCGCAACTGCAGACACAGATCGACGCGATCGAGACGGCATACGCCGATCTGCTCGACGCGCTGCCGGCGACCGGGAGGCGGGCGCCTGCGGTGACCGACATCGCCTGGACGATTGAGGAACTACGAGTCAGCCTGTTTGCGCAAGCCCTCGGCACGGCCCACCCGGTGAGCGAGAAGCGGGTCCGCGCGGCCATCGCGGCCGTGGCACCCTGA
- the mgrA gene encoding L-glyceraldehyde 3-phosphate reductase, whose protein sequence is MTFHADEYKAAAGRYRAGMPYRRVGRSGLDLPAISLGLWHNFGDDVPLERQQAILRRAFDKGITHFDLANNYGPPYGSAERNFGTLFARDFKPYRDELIISSKAGYDMWPGPYGQGGGGRKYILASADQSLKRMGLDYVDIFYSHRFDETTPLEETMGALDSLVRQGKALYVGISSYSGPRTREAVEILRELGTPLLIHQPSYSMLNRWVEEDLLDVLGESGVGCIAFSPLAQGMLTSKYLKGIPEGSRASQGKSLSPDLLTQESLKHVRALNAMAKKRGQTLAQMALAWLLKDDRVTSVLVGASSVEQLDDNLLAVKNLKFSDAELKAIDKHAVEAGINLWASSSRG, encoded by the coding sequence ATGACCTTTCACGCCGATGAGTACAAGGCGGCCGCTGGCCGCTACCGCGCAGGCATGCCGTATCGCCGGGTCGGGCGATCGGGTCTCGACCTGCCCGCGATCTCTCTCGGCCTGTGGCACAACTTCGGTGACGACGTGCCCCTCGAGCGTCAGCAGGCGATCCTGCGCCGCGCCTTCGACAAGGGCATCACCCACTTCGACCTGGCCAACAACTACGGCCCGCCCTACGGCAGCGCCGAGCGCAACTTCGGCACGCTCTTTGCCCGCGACTTCAAGCCCTACCGCGACGAGCTCATCATCAGCAGCAAGGCGGGCTACGACATGTGGCCCGGCCCCTACGGCCAGGGTGGCGGCGGACGCAAGTACATCCTCGCCAGCGCCGACCAGTCGCTGAAGCGCATGGGTCTGGACTACGTCGACATCTTCTACAGCCACCGGTTCGACGAGACGACGCCGCTCGAGGAGACGATGGGGGCGCTCGATTCGCTGGTGCGACAGGGCAAGGCGCTCTATGTCGGGATCTCGTCCTACTCCGGCCCGCGCACTCGCGAGGCCGTCGAGATCCTGCGCGAGCTCGGCACTCCCCTGCTCATCCACCAGCCGTCCTACTCGATGCTCAACCGCTGGGTCGAAGAGGACCTGCTCGATGTCCTTGGCGAGAGCGGTGTCGGCTGCATCGCCTTCTCGCCGCTCGCCCAGGGGATGCTCACGAGCAAGTACCTCAAGGGAATCCCTGAGGGCTCGCGGGCAAGCCAGGGCAAGAGCCTCAGCCCGGACCTCCTCACGCAGGAGTCGCTCAAGCACGTGCGCGCGCTCAACGCGATGGCCAAGAAGCGCGGTCAGACCCTCGCCCAGATGGCCTTGGCCTGGCTCCTCAAGGACGACCGAGTGACGTCGGTCCTCGTCGGCGCCTCAAGCGTGGAACAGCTTGATGACAACCTGCTCGCGGTCAAGAACCTGAAGTTCAGTGACGCCGAGCTCAAGGCCATCGACAAGCACGCCGTCGAGGCGGGCATCAACCTCTGGGCGTCGTCCTCACGCGGCTGA